The following coding sequences are from one Patescibacteria group bacterium window:
- a CDS encoding NlpC/P60 family protein: MQLRDVHPTLGFLALDIPTALQELSRSSPLPLVVVEKIFGDLSCRLVTHDLMQVARTFLDTPSRLGAAIALAPTAFDCSSLTKIVYAHAGIFLERYTHLQIEAGVAVTEPQAGDLLFTSGPRAWRHKDFPEGIGHVALATSPTSCMHAGNGSKKVTEIPIANLVHPVMAIRRLLPNVHQVTVVVLPDTLLSFSTPREFLAFLRKHLASQSRSD; encoded by the coding sequence GTGCAACTCCGCGACGTTCATCCGACCTTAGGCTTCCTTGCCTTGGACATTCCAACCGCGCTGCAGGAGCTCAGTCGGTCATCGCCATTACCCCTAGTGGTTGTGGAAAAAATCTTCGGCGATCTCAGCTGCCGACTGGTTACGCATGACCTGATGCAGGTAGCCAGAACATTTCTGGATACACCCAGCCGTTTAGGTGCGGCAATTGCCTTGGCACCTACCGCCTTTGATTGCTCCAGCCTCACAAAAATCGTGTACGCCCATGCGGGCATTTTTTTGGAACGCTACACGCATTTGCAGATTGAAGCAGGAGTAGCGGTGACCGAACCCCAGGCCGGCGACTTACTGTTCACGTCTGGGCCACGTGCGTGGCGACACAAGGATTTCCCCGAGGGGATTGGCCACGTGGCACTAGCCACCAGCCCAACGAGCTGCATGCATGCCGGGAATGGCTCCAAAAAAGTAACGGAGATTCCTATAGCTAACCTTGTCCACCCGGTGATGGCCATTCGCAGACTCTTGCCCAATGTCCATCAAGTAACCGTTGTGGTACTACCGGACACGCTGCTGAGCTTTTCGACGCCCAGGGAATTCCTGGCCTTCCTTCGCAAGCACCTTGCTTCCCAGAGCCGCTCTGATTAA
- a CDS encoding NUDIX hydrolase, producing MTRKHTTLGKHRMVFKGIIYNISHTTATLPDGQKKTFEYLHRVPTAVVLAFDAKRRLVMTREYKELARRHIWHLVVGKVDKGYTPKQAAQLELQQEAGFKAKKLKLFYRSPRHKHWPIMAFIATGLTPSKLPGDPGEDIRPVPMPLAKAEELAMTGKVEDPVLAYFITRAAYVVRMKGWKTLLD from the coding sequence ATGACACGTAAACATACCACCCTGGGCAAGCACCGCATGGTCTTCAAGGGAATCATCTACAACATCAGCCACACAACTGCGACGCTGCCGGATGGCCAGAAGAAAACCTTTGAGTACCTACACCGCGTCCCCACGGCCGTAGTTCTAGCGTTTGATGCCAAACGCCGGCTGGTAATGACTCGGGAATACAAAGAGCTTGCCCGGCGGCACATCTGGCACCTGGTGGTTGGCAAAGTGGACAAGGGCTACACACCCAAGCAAGCTGCGCAACTTGAACTGCAGCAAGAAGCCGGGTTCAAGGCTAAGAAGCTCAAGCTCTTCTACCGCTCCCCGCGGCACAAGCACTGGCCAATAATGGCTTTCATCGCCACTGGTCTTACACCATCCAAACTTCCGGGTGACCCGGGGGAAGACATTCGGCCAGTACCAATGCCCTTAGCCAAAGCCGAGGAACTGGCCATGACTGGTAAGGTAGAAGATCCGGTGCTGGCGTACTTCATCACCCGTGCCGCGTACGTGGTGCGGATGAAGGGGTGGAAGACGTTGCTAGATTAA
- the glyA gene encoding serine hydroxymethyltransferase, with protein MSTLQQTDPAIAELIQQELARQREGLEMIPSENFTSQAVMEAMGSVLTNKYSEGYPGRRYYGGNQVIDQVEELARERAKKLFGVEHVNVQPYSGSPANLAIYFALLEPGDTILGMDLAQGGHLTHGYKLNVSGKFFHSAGYGVHPETHRLDYDAIRAKAVEVKPKLIMCGATAYPRIIDFAAFRKIADEVGAYLVADISHISGLVVAGVHPSPVPYTDVVMTTTHKTLRGPRGAMILVPKVADRLRPEAKKNLAQKIDSAIIPGLQGGPHNHQTAAIAVALLEASQPSFMEYGKQIVKNAQVLAEALTSAGLRLITGGTDNHLILADVSPYNITGKEAERLLDTVGITLNANLIPYDTRKPLDPSGIRLGTPALTTRGFTEADMKIIGEVMVNVLKHPGDTAVLDAARVQVKSLTQAHPLY; from the coding sequence ATGTCCACCCTCCAACAAACCGACCCCGCGATTGCTGAACTCATCCAGCAGGAACTCGCCCGCCAACGCGAGGGTTTGGAAATGATTCCATCGGAAAACTTCACCAGCCAAGCAGTGATGGAAGCCATGGGCTCAGTCCTGACCAACAAGTACAGCGAGGGCTACCCTGGCCGCAGGTACTATGGCGGCAACCAGGTCATTGACCAAGTAGAGGAACTTGCACGGGAACGTGCGAAGAAACTCTTTGGCGTGGAGCACGTGAATGTCCAACCTTACTCTGGTTCGCCGGCGAACTTGGCCATTTACTTTGCCTTGCTGGAGCCCGGGGACACCATTCTTGGTATGGACCTGGCGCAGGGCGGGCACCTGACGCATGGGTACAAGCTCAATGTTTCTGGAAAATTCTTCCACAGCGCAGGGTACGGCGTCCATCCGGAAACGCATCGCTTGGACTACGATGCCATCCGCGCCAAAGCCGTGGAAGTGAAGCCAAAGCTCATCATGTGCGGCGCCACCGCCTATCCACGGATTATTGACTTTGCTGCGTTTCGCAAAATTGCCGACGAAGTGGGCGCGTACTTGGTCGCGGACATTTCCCACATCAGCGGTTTGGTCGTCGCTGGCGTCCATCCCTCCCCTGTTCCGTATACCGATGTGGTCATGACCACCACGCACAAAACCCTCCGCGGTCCACGCGGAGCAATGATCCTGGTGCCTAAGGTGGCGGATCGCCTCCGGCCTGAGGCAAAGAAAAACCTAGCCCAAAAAATTGACTCAGCCATTATCCCCGGCCTGCAAGGTGGACCACACAATCATCAAACCGCGGCTATTGCCGTAGCCTTACTGGAAGCCAGCCAACCCAGCTTCATGGAGTACGGAAAACAGATTGTAAAAAATGCCCAAGTGCTAGCCGAAGCGCTTACCAGTGCTGGTCTCCGACTGATTACCGGCGGCACGGACAACCACCTGATTCTGGCGGATGTTTCACCGTACAACATTACCGGCAAAGAAGCTGAGCGTTTGCTGGACACGGTTGGCATTACCCTCAACGCCAACCTCATCCCCTACGACACCCGCAAACCGCTGGACCCATCTGGAATTCGCCTGGGCACACCCGCGCTTACCACGCGTGGCTTTACCGAAGCTGACATGAAAATCATTGGCGAGGTCATGGTGAACGTCCTCAAACATCCTGGTGATACAGCAGTCTTAGATGCTGCGCGGGTGCAGGTGAAGAGTTTGACTCAGGCACATCCGCTGTACTAA
- the plsX gene encoding phosphate acyltransferase PlsX, with amino-acid sequence MIITVDAMGGDSFPDVPIDGALLALQELPQDFSINLIGDSGVIQEYLKGKTYSNLRLHICDASEVIAMDEKLESARRKRRSSIMLGLEQQTLGQSQAFISAGNTAAVMALAVVTLRPLPGIERPAIAVTMPTVEGPCVILDVGASVDCTPQQLADFGMMGSIYAQHILGIKTPRIALISIGEEPAKGNDATRKAHELLQAMTTHNEHRFIGNLEGSDILWGKADVMVTDGFTGNILLKLAESFLPALNAIVKKILRRGRLDQQGFALLAKGVFLGPTIGALKRTFDVEKYGGAPLLGIQGTVIIAHGKSTPKAILSAIAAARSAVHANINQLIADNVKRS; translated from the coding sequence ATGATTATTACCGTTGATGCTATGGGTGGCGACAGCTTCCCTGACGTCCCAATAGATGGCGCGCTGCTTGCCTTACAGGAACTGCCTCAGGACTTCTCTATCAATCTTATTGGCGACAGCGGAGTCATTCAGGAGTACCTCAAGGGTAAAACATATTCGAATCTTCGATTGCATATCTGCGATGCATCCGAGGTTATCGCGATGGACGAAAAACTGGAAAGCGCCAGGCGGAAACGCCGATCGTCCATCATGCTTGGACTCGAGCAGCAAACCCTGGGACAATCCCAGGCTTTCATTAGTGCGGGCAATACTGCGGCGGTCATGGCTTTGGCTGTAGTAACGCTCCGACCATTGCCTGGCATTGAGCGTCCCGCCATTGCAGTCACCATGCCAACTGTGGAGGGGCCCTGTGTCATTCTCGATGTTGGCGCCAGTGTTGATTGCACGCCCCAGCAGCTTGCCGACTTCGGGATGATGGGTAGTATCTACGCCCAGCATATCCTCGGAATTAAAACCCCTCGGATTGCGCTCATCAGCATTGGAGAAGAACCTGCCAAAGGAAACGACGCTACTCGGAAGGCCCACGAACTGCTGCAAGCGATGACGACGCACAATGAGCATCGGTTCATCGGAAATCTTGAAGGGAGTGATATTCTGTGGGGCAAAGCCGATGTCATGGTTACCGATGGATTTACCGGAAACATCTTGCTTAAACTAGCGGAGAGTTTCCTGCCAGCCCTCAATGCGATTGTAAAGAAAATTCTTCGTCGTGGCAGACTCGACCAACAGGGCTTCGCCTTACTCGCCAAAGGAGTCTTCCTGGGACCAACGATCGGAGCCCTCAAACGAACCTTCGACGTTGAGAAGTATGGCGGCGCTCCCCTCTTGGGTATTCAGGGCACCGTCATTATTGCCCACGGCAAATCCACGCCCAAAGCAATTCTCAGTGCTATCGCTGCCGCTCGATCGGCTGTACACGCAAACATCAACCAGCTCATTGCAGACAATGTAAAACGCTCTTGA
- the trpS gene encoding tryptophan--tRNA ligase, giving the protein MSKPRIISGIQPTGKLHLGNYLGALKNFVDLQDSGKYDCFFFIADLHSLTENFDPKQKTQDILEVAATFLALGLNPKLSTIFLQSAIPAHSQLAWIFNTLTPMGELERMTQYKDKAARQKENVNVGLFTYPVLQVADILLYKPFGVPVGQDQVQHVELTRTLARKFNTRFGETFPEPKVILTPTPKVMSLLEPTKKMSKSLGDQHVINLSDEPETITKKLARAVTATKGGEANPGVENLLTILDQFDATATKHFKREEAAGTIRYSDLKSELAGVLDRTFGHFREERTALLAQPKKLVATLAKGNAQAAKVAEQTLQEVMRQVGLQP; this is encoded by the coding sequence ATGTCCAAACCGCGCATCATTTCTGGCATCCAGCCTACTGGCAAGCTCCACCTGGGAAATTACCTGGGCGCTTTGAAGAACTTCGTTGACCTACAGGACAGCGGCAAGTACGACTGCTTCTTCTTCATTGCTGACCTGCACTCCCTCACGGAGAATTTTGACCCCAAGCAAAAAACCCAAGACATTTTGGAAGTGGCCGCAACCTTCCTGGCACTAGGGCTAAACCCCAAGCTCTCCACCATCTTCCTGCAGTCTGCCATTCCGGCCCATAGCCAGCTGGCTTGGATTTTCAATACCCTCACCCCCATGGGCGAGCTGGAGCGCATGACCCAGTACAAGGACAAGGCTGCTCGGCAGAAAGAAAACGTGAACGTGGGCCTCTTCACCTACCCAGTGCTGCAGGTTGCCGACATTCTGCTGTACAAACCCTTTGGCGTGCCCGTGGGCCAAGACCAGGTGCAGCACGTGGAGCTCACCCGCACCCTCGCACGGAAATTCAATACTCGGTTTGGCGAAACTTTCCCAGAGCCAAAGGTAATTCTGACGCCTACCCCGAAAGTGATGAGCTTGTTGGAGCCAACCAAAAAAATGAGCAAGTCCTTGGGTGACCAGCATGTCATAAACCTGTCAGATGAGCCTGAGACGATCACCAAGAAACTTGCCCGAGCAGTGACAGCCACCAAAGGCGGCGAAGCAAACCCTGGAGTGGAAAATCTCCTGACTATCCTGGACCAATTTGACGCTACTGCTACCAAGCACTTCAAGCGTGAAGAAGCTGCGGGCACCATCCGCTACTCGGATTTGAAGAGCGAACTGGCTGGCGTGCTAGACCGCACTTTTGGGCATTTCCGCGAGGAACGCACAGCCCTCTTGGCTCAACCAAAAAAACTGGTCGCAACCCTGGCAAAAGGCAATGCCCAGGCTGCAAAGGTCGCAGAGCAAACTCTGCAGGAAGTCATGCGGCAGGTTGGATTGCAGCCGTAG
- a CDS encoding IPT/TIG domain-containing protein, translating into MKKSTFRIVRASVGMLTVLITLAGPLGGNVFNTFSARAEERPKNITGTVVYKGTTTPVAGALLHFWPKTQTGFGGGDATTDASGNFSVFLPAGSLYGANFDTNSATDWTFNEQIPDIAFSADATTESRTLNFQVTKATATITGSVTKDGVAITDANINAWSTSGPGGGGNARVTDGSYTMRVPAGSFNLGFWSPDQTLSAPQTAVVIADGQTITANFVVKAKTAHLTGRLIDGSGTPVSGIRMNAFCMTPGASGAQNGPQPGVNGNATSGADGTFDLAILAGRCNLNVDNYQRPEDAGLPSYVYNGKPLETTLDTDTSAFGFGDITIVKADATILVSVMKEDGTLATGLNGYVYAQKAGEDQFGPGQNFGGPLMQDGHATIKMPSSVFSLVKLGINLPPEAEYSMAEATTVSVVADSTSTATLRVVKNNSSIYGALVDQNGIPLTTCTPPAGQFSFGDIFVNSTEKGGRGVQFMSDCSYKVSVVAGTYQFNYHFSDGTGLLNTNQGQDKVEVHAGENVVKNITALVGDAKINISVVDPTGAPVQAFADAGNEIELFGKPGDQGGSNNGPKDLGAAQFKDKNGKEGDAFEVCMKAYQKKDAAQIKKCEAMKLPDISTGPGGCKNVGSCVKFCMVPTNQAECGKFKGPDKGPSGPQTGPGGCKSEAECKAVCSKPENEKMCRDFAPPAGGESGLTGASFFKGKVKGESTDQGNQVMGSGPKPEDFKNVLHTNTMTNAKGVATLSTLSGHLYEVRVNPPPGSPWMPAQAQTVDFRGSARTANLTFALRQADAKITGKVVGGGQFGWCHGWEESGNFSGGQVQAGKYEINVSKGVWHIGCDAPAGNDFFRSEEVTIVVDGTQKAITQNFVLSKNANFRIPNPVSQTTDATQAFSMTLEDGTTVVAGASAFATSGNVTITATPTANLMSQADAKPAWYGYDFKATNATTGAEITKFNSNVTITFKYTDKMLEGAGVDESALLPRYFDDTTNTWKTPSNATQDATNNTLTVTSDHFSKWSPTSNGKAKANTAVSVGTGKNKGKFTIGTGKKAKTITAFAGTALNVATTNFGGKTGQLIFVSPSENLKKGTSSVKVFTLSGKLYKTLAPFKNNGAINLLLADITKDGKSDIVTSQSTGKNKVLVFDAMKKFASYAVDTGAKSNSTVRVTTLEAQQAGVASLTVLVQNRGKNSLKVYGFSKGKFTPTSLNESSARISIAGTAVRLKVLKPASLKVTGKLATTNAKAVLTITGKNFDRNVVVSIGGVPTAVKFKNSGQITATLNGTLLTKNKAYTMKVVNPDGCSGTVSVKTQ; encoded by the coding sequence ATGAAGAAGTCAACGTTTCGGATAGTCCGTGCCAGCGTAGGTATGCTGACAGTGCTCATCACCCTCGCTGGTCCGCTGGGGGGAAATGTCTTCAACACCTTTTCCGCCCGAGCCGAAGAACGACCAAAGAACATTACCGGAACGGTGGTGTACAAAGGAACCACCACCCCAGTTGCCGGTGCACTACTGCACTTCTGGCCAAAAACCCAAACGGGTTTTGGGGGTGGCGACGCCACAACCGACGCTTCCGGAAATTTTAGTGTCTTCCTGCCTGCAGGATCATTGTACGGGGCAAACTTTGACACAAACTCCGCTACTGACTGGACGTTCAATGAGCAAATCCCGGATATTGCATTCAGTGCTGATGCAACAACAGAAAGTCGTACACTCAATTTCCAAGTGACCAAAGCAACGGCCACAATCACCGGATCCGTCACGAAGGACGGGGTAGCGATTACGGATGCAAATATCAACGCTTGGTCAACGAGCGGCCCGGGTGGAGGTGGCAATGCCCGCGTGACGGACGGCAGCTACACCATGCGCGTACCAGCGGGATCTTTTAACCTTGGCTTCTGGAGCCCAGATCAAACCTTGTCTGCCCCGCAAACCGCAGTGGTCATTGCTGATGGCCAAACCATCACCGCAAACTTCGTGGTGAAAGCAAAGACCGCGCATCTCACCGGTCGGCTGATTGATGGAAGTGGTACGCCTGTCTCGGGAATTCGTATGAATGCATTCTGCATGACTCCGGGTGCGTCTGGAGCCCAGAATGGCCCACAGCCGGGGGTCAACGGCAATGCCACCTCAGGTGCGGATGGCACCTTTGATCTTGCAATCCTTGCCGGGCGCTGCAATTTGAACGTGGACAATTACCAGCGACCTGAAGATGCTGGTTTACCATCCTACGTCTACAATGGGAAGCCTCTGGAGACGACACTCGATACCGACACCTCCGCATTTGGCTTTGGCGACATTACAATCGTAAAAGCCGATGCCACTATCCTCGTGAGCGTGATGAAGGAAGACGGCACCTTGGCGACCGGCCTGAATGGCTACGTGTACGCACAAAAAGCCGGTGAGGACCAATTTGGCCCTGGCCAGAACTTTGGCGGCCCGCTGATGCAAGATGGGCACGCAACCATTAAAATGCCGTCCTCCGTCTTCTCCTTGGTCAAACTAGGTATTAACCTGCCACCCGAGGCTGAGTACTCCATGGCAGAAGCCACGACCGTCTCCGTGGTTGCAGACAGCACAAGCACCGCAACGCTTCGGGTCGTCAAGAACAACTCCTCCATCTACGGCGCGCTGGTGGACCAGAATGGCATTCCGCTAACGACCTGCACCCCACCGGCTGGTCAGTTCAGCTTCGGCGATATCTTTGTGAATAGCACGGAAAAAGGCGGCCGAGGCGTGCAATTCATGTCGGATTGCAGTTACAAAGTCTCAGTGGTGGCTGGTACCTACCAGTTTAACTACCACTTCAGTGACGGTACGGGCTTGCTGAACACGAACCAAGGCCAAGACAAGGTTGAAGTGCACGCAGGTGAGAATGTGGTGAAGAACATTACCGCTCTGGTTGGTGATGCAAAAATCAACATTTCTGTGGTAGATCCCACCGGCGCCCCTGTGCAGGCATTTGCTGACGCGGGAAACGAAATTGAACTCTTTGGGAAACCCGGAGACCAAGGTGGTTCCAACAACGGCCCGAAGGATCTTGGCGCTGCCCAGTTTAAGGACAAGAATGGGAAAGAAGGTGATGCATTTGAGGTGTGCATGAAAGCCTACCAAAAGAAGGACGCAGCGCAAATTAAGAAGTGTGAGGCAATGAAGCTGCCTGACATTTCCACTGGCCCAGGTGGTTGCAAAAACGTGGGTAGCTGTGTGAAATTTTGCATGGTGCCGACGAACCAAGCGGAGTGTGGAAAATTTAAAGGACCAGACAAAGGCCCAAGTGGCCCGCAGACCGGCCCCGGTGGTTGCAAATCCGAAGCGGAGTGCAAGGCGGTCTGCTCAAAACCGGAAAATGAAAAAATGTGTAGAGATTTCGCTCCGCCAGCTGGTGGGGAAAGCGGTCTCACCGGTGCGTCTTTCTTTAAGGGCAAAGTGAAAGGTGAAAGCACTGATCAAGGAAATCAAGTCATGGGAAGTGGGCCAAAACCAGAGGACTTTAAAAACGTCCTGCACACGAACACCATGACGAATGCGAAAGGCGTTGCGACGCTTTCGACTCTAAGCGGGCACCTGTACGAAGTACGCGTGAATCCCCCGCCGGGTTCGCCCTGGATGCCTGCCCAAGCGCAAACGGTTGATTTCCGCGGGAGTGCGAGAACTGCGAATCTCACCTTCGCCCTCCGCCAAGCAGACGCCAAAATCACCGGGAAGGTTGTGGGGGGTGGCCAGTTTGGTTGGTGCCACGGCTGGGAGGAATCTGGGAACTTCTCCGGTGGGCAAGTCCAAGCTGGGAAGTACGAAATCAACGTTTCCAAGGGTGTGTGGCACATTGGCTGTGATGCTCCGGCTGGCAATGACTTCTTCCGCAGCGAAGAGGTGACCATTGTCGTCGACGGCACGCAAAAAGCCATTACGCAGAACTTCGTCCTGTCAAAGAATGCGAACTTCCGCATCCCCAATCCAGTTTCACAAACCACAGATGCGACCCAAGCATTCTCCATGACCCTGGAAGATGGTACCACCGTGGTCGCTGGCGCTTCTGCCTTCGCGACGAGTGGGAATGTCACCATCACGGCAACGCCAACAGCCAATTTGATGAGCCAGGCAGATGCGAAACCCGCCTGGTACGGGTACGACTTCAAAGCGACGAATGCTACAACCGGGGCGGAGATCACGAAGTTCAATTCGAACGTCACGATCACCTTCAAGTACACGGACAAAATGCTGGAGGGTGCGGGCGTTGATGAAAGCGCCTTACTCCCCCGCTACTTTGACGACACCACGAATACGTGGAAAACCCCATCAAATGCCACGCAAGATGCTACGAATAACACGTTGACCGTCACCAGTGACCACTTCTCCAAGTGGAGCCCAACCTCCAACGGGAAAGCGAAAGCCAACACTGCGGTGAGCGTGGGCACCGGGAAGAACAAAGGGAAATTCACCATTGGGACAGGCAAGAAAGCAAAGACCATTACCGCCTTTGCTGGGACTGCGCTGAATGTTGCAACCACGAACTTTGGTGGGAAAACAGGTCAGCTCATCTTCGTCTCCCCAAGTGAGAATCTGAAGAAAGGCACGAGCAGCGTGAAAGTATTCACCCTCAGTGGAAAGTTGTACAAAACGCTAGCCCCGTTTAAGAACAATGGCGCCATTAATCTACTGTTGGCGGATATCACCAAAGACGGCAAGAGTGATATTGTGACCAGTCAGTCAACAGGGAAGAACAAAGTGCTCGTCTTTGATGCAATGAAAAAATTTGCATCATACGCCGTAGACACTGGCGCAAAATCGAACAGTACGGTTCGGGTCACCACGCTGGAAGCGCAGCAGGCGGGTGTTGCCAGCCTCACCGTCCTGGTACAGAACCGAGGGAAGAACAGCCTAAAGGTCTACGGCTTTAGCAAGGGAAAATTTACCCCCACCAGTCTCAATGAGAGCAGCGCACGCATTAGCATTGCTGGCACCGCAGTGCGTCTCAAGGTTCTCAAACCAGCCTCTCTGAAAGTCACTGGGAAACTTGCAACGACAAACGCGAAGGCTGTACTGACAATCACGGGTAAAAACTTTGACCGGAACGTGGTCGTGAGTATTGGCGGCGTGCCAACGGCTGTTAAATTCAAAAATAGCGGACAAATCACCGCTACGCTCAATGGAACGCTGCTTACCAAAAACAAGGCCTACACCATGAAAGTGGTGAACCCAGATGGTTGTTCCGGCACTGTGAGTGTGAAAACGCAGTAA